In Caminicella sporogenes DSM 14501, a genomic segment contains:
- a CDS encoding aminopeptidase yields MDLRIQKLAENLINYSCELKKGERVLIESYGQATMPLVKALVKEAYKVGAVPFVELKDNSILRQILLEATEQQIKFMAEYELLRMKGMDAYIGIRGNDNVSEMGDVPSDKMAIYMEHFSKPVHSEERVNNTKWVVLRYPNNSMAQLANMSLEAFEDFYFNVCNLDYKKMSKAMDNLVKLMEKTDKVHIKGKGTDLTFSIKGIPVIKCDGKLNIPDGEVFTAPVRDSVNGYLTYNCPAVYQGVTYENIRLEFENGKIVKATSNDTERINKVFDTDEGARYIGEFAIGVNPYITTPMKDTLFDEKIMGSFHFTPGKSYDDAPNGNKSAIHWDLVCIQTPEYGGGEIYFDDVLIRKDGRFVLPELEALNPENLK; encoded by the coding sequence ATGGATTTAAGAATACAAAAACTTGCGGAAAATCTTATCAACTATTCATGTGAACTAAAAAAAGGAGAAAGAGTCCTAATAGAAAGTTATGGACAAGCTACAATGCCTTTAGTTAAAGCTCTTGTAAAGGAAGCGTATAAAGTAGGAGCTGTACCATTTGTAGAATTAAAAGATAATTCCATTTTAAGACAGATATTGCTAGAAGCAACTGAACAGCAGATAAAATTTATGGCTGAATATGAACTTTTGCGTATGAAGGGAATGGATGCATACATAGGAATTAGAGGAAATGATAATGTAAGCGAAATGGGAGATGTTCCTTCTGATAAAATGGCAATTTATATGGAACATTTTTCAAAACCTGTACATTCTGAAGAGAGAGTGAACAATACTAAATGGGTAGTTTTAAGATATCCAAATAATTCTATGGCACAGCTTGCAAATATGAGTTTAGAAGCCTTTGAAGATTTTTATTTTAACGTTTGCAATCTCGACTATAAAAAGATGTCAAAAGCTATGGATAATTTAGTTAAACTCATGGAAAAGACAGATAAAGTACATATAAAAGGTAAAGGTACAGATTTAACTTTTTCTATTAAGGGAATACCGGTAATTAAATGTGATGGCAAATTAAATATACCAGATGGAGAAGTATTTACTGCTCCTGTAAGAGATTCTGTGAATGGATATTTAACTTACAATTGTCCGGCAGTTTATCAAGGCGTTACATATGAAAATATAAGACTTGAATTTGAAAATGGAAAAATAGTTAAGGCTACATCAAATGATACAGAGAGAATAAATAAAGTATTTGATACTGATGAAGGAGCAAGATATATAGGAGAATTTGCTATAGGTGTAAATCCGTATATAACTACTCCTATGAAAGATACTTTATTTGATGAAAAAATAATGGGAAGTTTTCATTTTACTCCCGGAAAATCTTATGATGATGCTCCAAATGGAAATAAATCTGCTATACATTGGGATTTAGTTTGTATTCAAACTCCTGAGTATGGTGGAGGAGAAATATATTTTGATGATGTTTTAATTAGAAAAGATGGAAGATTTGTTTTGCCAGAGCTTGAAGCATTAAATCCTGAAAATTTAAAATAG
- a CDS encoding formate--tetrahydrofolate ligase, with protein MKTDVQIAQEAKMLPIVEIAKKLDLTEDELELYGKYKAKISLDVYKRLEDKEDGKLVLVTAINPTSAGEGKTTTNVGLSMGLNKIGKKAITTLREPSLGPCFGIKGGAAGGGYAQVVPMEDINLHFTGDIHAITTAHNLLSALLDNHIHQGNKLNIDPRRITWKRVLDMNDRALRKIVIGLGGRGNGVPREDGFDITVASEIMAILCLATSIEDLKERLSKMIVGYTYDNEPVTAGQLDATGSLTLLLKDAIKPNLVQTLENTPAIIHGGPFANIAHGCNSVMATKIALKLADYVVTEAGFGADLGAEKFFNIKCRYANLKPDVTVIVATVRALKNHGGVAKADLGKENMEALAKGFENLEKQIENVQKFGVPAVVAINRFPTDTEDELKYIEDKCKELGVDVVLSEVWAKGGEGGVQLAKKVVELSESGKSNYRPLYDLDMSIREKIETIAKEIYGADGVEFSSKALKEIEKYERIGLDKLPICMAKTQYSLSDNPKLLGRPRGFTITVKEIRASAGAGFLVALTGDIMTMPGLPKVPAANKIDLLPNGEIVGLF; from the coding sequence ATGAAAACAGATGTCCAAATAGCCCAAGAGGCCAAAATGCTTCCTATAGTAGAAATAGCAAAAAAGTTGGATTTAACTGAAGATGAATTAGAGCTTTATGGAAAATATAAAGCAAAAATTTCATTAGACGTATATAAGAGACTTGAAGACAAAGAAGACGGAAAACTAGTGTTAGTTACGGCAATCAATCCTACATCTGCTGGAGAAGGTAAAACTACTACGAATGTTGGTTTAAGTATGGGGCTTAATAAAATAGGAAAAAAGGCAATAACAACATTGAGAGAGCCTTCCCTTGGACCTTGCTTTGGTATTAAAGGTGGAGCAGCTGGTGGAGGATATGCTCAGGTAGTTCCTATGGAAGATATTAACCTTCATTTTACAGGTGATATACATGCTATAACTACTGCTCATAATTTACTTTCAGCTCTTTTAGATAATCACATTCATCAAGGAAATAAGCTTAATATAGACCCAAGACGAATTACATGGAAAAGAGTTCTTGATATGAACGACAGAGCTCTTAGAAAGATAGTAATAGGACTTGGCGGAAGGGGAAACGGAGTACCAAGAGAAGATGGTTTTGATATAACTGTAGCATCTGAAATCATGGCTATATTATGTTTAGCTACAAGCATAGAGGACCTTAAAGAAAGACTTTCAAAGATGATAGTTGGATATACTTATGATAACGAACCTGTAACTGCTGGACAGCTTGATGCAACTGGTTCTTTGACACTACTCTTAAAAGACGCAATAAAACCAAATCTTGTTCAGACGTTAGAAAATACACCAGCTATTATACATGGAGGTCCTTTTGCAAATATAGCACATGGTTGTAATTCTGTAATGGCAACAAAAATTGCATTGAAACTTGCTGATTATGTTGTTACAGAAGCTGGATTTGGTGCAGATTTGGGAGCAGAAAAGTTTTTTAATATAAAATGTAGATATGCAAATCTTAAACCAGATGTAACTGTGATAGTTGCAACTGTAAGAGCATTAAAAAATCATGGTGGAGTAGCAAAGGCAGATTTAGGTAAAGAAAATATGGAAGCATTGGCAAAGGGATTTGAAAATCTTGAAAAGCAGATAGAAAATGTTCAAAAATTTGGAGTACCTGCAGTTGTTGCTATAAATAGATTCCCAACTGATACGGAAGATGAGTTGAAATATATAGAAGATAAATGTAAAGAACTTGGTGTTGATGTAGTATTATCAGAAGTTTGGGCAAAAGGTGGAGAAGGTGGAGTACAGCTTGCTAAAAAAGTTGTAGAGCTTTCAGAGAGCGGAAAATCAAATTATAGACCTCTTTATGATTTAGATATGTCTATAAGAGAAAAAATAGAAACTATAGCAAAAGAAATATATGGAGCGGATGGAGTAGAATTTTCATCAAAGGCGTTAAAAGAAATTGAAAAATATGAAAGAATAGGGCTTGATAAACTTCCAATATGTATGGCTAAAACTCAATATTCATTATCTGATAATCCAAAACTTTTAGGAAGACCAAGAGGGTTTACTATTACAGTAAAAGAAATTAGAGCTTCTGCTGGTGCAGGTTTCTTAGTAGCTTTAACTGGAGATATTATGACTATGCCCGGACTACCAAAAGTTCCAGCAGCAAATAAAATAGATTTACTGCCTAATGGAGAAATCGTAGGATTATTTTAA
- the murQ gene encoding N-acetylmuramic acid 6-phosphate etherase produces MKYKMVEGRNENTLDIDILPTIDIVRKINEEDKKVAYAVEKEIESIAKAVDYIVESFNNGGRLFYLGSGTSGKIGVVDASECPPTFGVDDDMVQGIISGGKEAVWGWLEHTEDDEKLAIRDLKDKGVSNKDVIVGITASGNTPYVLKGIEYANELGAKTIGLICNKSGKLKYMSDICICIDVGPEVIMGSTRMKAGTAQKMVLNILSTASMIKIGKVYSNLMINVRPINQKLKKRVETIVYLATGENKEIIKKVLDKCNYDAKLAIVMISKKMDLDSAKKFIKDNNGIINQLIIESDLQRKIKK; encoded by the coding sequence TTGAAATATAAGATGGTTGAAGGGAGAAATGAAAATACATTAGATATTGATATACTTCCTACTATTGATATAGTGAGAAAAATAAATGAAGAAGACAAAAAAGTAGCATATGCAGTTGAAAAGGAAATAGAAAGTATTGCAAAAGCTGTAGATTATATAGTTGAAAGTTTTAATAATGGAGGGAGGTTATTTTATTTAGGAAGTGGAACTAGCGGAAAGATTGGTGTAGTAGATGCATCTGAATGTCCTCCGACATTTGGTGTAGATGATGATATGGTGCAAGGTATTATTTCGGGGGGAAAAGAAGCTGTATGGGGATGGCTTGAACATACTGAAGATGATGAAAAATTAGCTATTAGAGATTTAAAAGATAAAGGAGTTAGCAATAAAGATGTTATAGTTGGCATAACAGCAAGTGGAAATACTCCTTATGTATTAAAAGGGATAGAATATGCAAATGAATTAGGAGCTAAAACTATAGGACTTATATGTAATAAAAGTGGAAAGTTAAAGTACATGAGCGATATATGTATTTGCATAGACGTTGGACCAGAAGTTATTATGGGTTCTACTAGAATGAAGGCAGGAACGGCACAGAAAATGGTTTTAAATATATTAAGTACAGCATCAATGATTAAAATAGGTAAAGTTTATAGTAATCTTATGATAAATGTCAGACCTATAAATCAAAAGTTGAAAAAACGTGTAGAGACTATTGTATATCTGGCAACAGGAGAAAATAAAGAAATTATTAAAAAAGTACTAGATAAATGTAATTATGATGCTAAATTGGCTATAGTAATGATTAGTAAAAAAATGGATTTAGATAGTGCAAAGAAGTTTATAAAAGATAATAACGGAATTATTAATCAGTTAATTATAGAAAGTGATTTGCAAAGAAAGATAAAAAAATAA
- a CDS encoding heme NO-binding domain-containing protein, with the protein MKGTVVSTWINTLENLYGKEIVDKAISKVGWQKNRVITPLEDIHDNEPMVIVEEVANLTNKTPGEVWREIGRKNIETFSKWFPSYFERFSLKGFLMMMDDVHTQLTKMIKGAKPPRLIATETAPKEIEILYESKRGMFDYFLGLLEGSAKFFNEKMEYNILDSGKYNDGRHFMKVKIKLEKDPSVIKNYTLSKFLSFGFIKDISLKIALPTTIISFIFFFLSNQNIIKSSLFTAAVFIVTYLIAKTAISPLKVVQDELSKLENLNFVGDTKIKSGDEFEKHINEINKIKNNIKKDFIYLKGGMDDVHNFTITFSNIASSMKEVSEGISSAVQEVANGAVHQAEETEKSVYILNENIEILNNLAEEENIRKKQLENAVSNIEKSFQELQAVSNMLLEVKDNFAKVNSKGEELANKVQDIINIVITVEQISEQTNLLALNAAIEAARAGEMGRGFTVVADEIRKLAEDSKNAVKIINDNLNTFTMEVNDMIKQVTNQFLQLEESSKTLQNVATDNQTATNEITDVSNGIVELVDKLSTETKKISKVFENIHSLAAIAQQNSASAEEMSASVMEYSDKITELMDYVNMLEELTNNLKNELKKYKI; encoded by the coding sequence TTGAAAGGTACTGTAGTTTCAACTTGGATAAATACTTTAGAAAATTTATATGGTAAAGAAATTGTCGACAAAGCCATTTCAAAAGTAGGATGGCAAAAAAATAGGGTCATTACGCCACTTGAAGACATTCACGATAATGAACCTATGGTTATAGTAGAAGAAGTTGCTAATCTTACAAACAAAACACCCGGAGAAGTCTGGAGAGAAATAGGAAGAAAAAATATAGAAACATTTAGCAAATGGTTTCCTTCTTATTTCGAAAGATTTAGCCTAAAAGGTTTTCTCATGATGATGGATGACGTACATACTCAACTTACAAAGATGATAAAAGGAGCAAAACCACCTAGATTAATAGCTACAGAAACTGCCCCTAAAGAAATAGAAATTTTATATGAATCTAAAAGAGGCATGTTTGACTATTTTTTAGGTCTTTTAGAAGGTAGTGCCAAATTTTTTAATGAAAAAATGGAATACAATATACTTGACAGTGGGAAATATAACGATGGAAGACATTTTATGAAAGTAAAAATAAAACTTGAAAAAGACCCATCAGTTATTAAAAACTACACACTTTCTAAATTTTTATCTTTTGGTTTTATTAAAGATATATCTTTAAAAATAGCACTGCCAACTACAATAATATCATTCATTTTTTTCTTTTTAAGCAATCAAAATATAATAAAAAGCAGCTTATTTACAGCCGCTGTATTTATAGTTACATATTTAATTGCCAAAACAGCTATATCACCTTTAAAAGTTGTTCAAGATGAACTTTCTAAACTTGAAAATCTAAATTTTGTTGGAGATACAAAAATAAAATCTGGAGATGAATTTGAAAAACATATTAATGAAATAAATAAAATAAAAAATAATATAAAGAAAGATTTTATATACCTTAAAGGTGGTATGGATGATGTTCACAATTTCACTATAACATTTTCAAATATAGCCAGTAGCATGAAAGAAGTTTCTGAAGGAATTTCTAGTGCTGTTCAAGAAGTAGCTAATGGAGCTGTTCATCAAGCTGAAGAAACAGAAAAATCTGTTTACATTCTAAATGAAAATATTGAAATTTTAAATAACCTTGCAGAAGAAGAAAATATTAGAAAAAAACAACTTGAAAATGCTGTATCAAATATTGAAAAATCATTTCAAGAACTTCAAGCTGTTTCAAATATGCTCTTAGAAGTAAAAGATAACTTTGCAAAAGTAAATTCAAAAGGAGAAGAACTAGCAAATAAAGTCCAAGATATAATTAATATCGTAATAACTGTTGAACAAATATCAGAACAAACAAATCTTTTGGCACTTAATGCAGCTATCGAAGCAGCTAGAGCTGGAGAAATGGGCAGAGGCTTTACAGTTGTAGCAGATGAAATAAGAAAATTAGCTGAGGATTCAAAAAATGCAGTTAAAATAATAAACGATAATCTTAATACTTTCACAATGGAAGTCAATGATATGATTAAACAAGTAACCAACCAATTCCTTCAATTAGAAGAAAGTAGTAAAACACTGCAAAATGTCGCCACAGATAACCAAACTGCAACTAACGAAATTACTGATGTATCAAATGGTATTGTTGAATTAGTTGACAAATTAAGTACTGAAACTAAAAAAATATCCAAAGTTTTTGAAAATATACATTCCCTAGCAGCTATCGCACAGCAAAATTCTGCTTCAGCAGAAGAAATGAGTGCAAGTGTTATGGAATATTCAGATAAAATTACAGAACTTATGGATTATGTTAATATGTTAGAAGAATTAACAAATAACTTAAAAAATGAACTTAAAAAATATAAAATTTAA
- a CDS encoding chromate transporter produces MKELFKLFGIFFKIGAFTFGGGYAMIPLIEEEIVNKNKWIDEDEFLDIIAVAQSIPGALAVNTSTYIGYKIFGLKGAIISCLGVVLPSFIIILTIAKFLILFLNKGCVEKFFAGVRPAVVSLILVAVFKLKKGIKKSLFSFVIIITTIILILIFKVHPILIIIISGLLGYYFYKGVNVDESNS; encoded by the coding sequence ATGAAAGAATTATTTAAGTTATTTGGTATTTTTTTTAAAATAGGAGCTTTTACTTTTGGTGGCGGTTATGCTATGATACCGCTTATAGAAGAAGAAATAGTTAATAAAAATAAGTGGATTGATGAAGATGAATTTTTAGATATTATAGCAGTTGCTCAATCTATACCCGGGGCACTAGCAGTCAATACATCTACTTATATTGGTTATAAAATTTTTGGTCTTAAGGGAGCAATTATATCCTGTTTAGGAGTTGTACTTCCATCTTTTATAATAATTTTAACTATTGCAAAATTTTTAATACTCTTTTTAAACAAAGGATGTGTGGAAAAATTTTTTGCAGGAGTAAGACCAGCAGTAGTTTCATTAATACTTGTAGCAGTATTTAAACTTAAAAAGGGAATAAAAAAAAGTTTGTTTAGTTTTGTGATAATAATTACAACTATTATACTTATTTTAATATTCAAAGTTCATCCTATATTGATTATAATAATTTCAGGTCTTTTAGGTTATTATTTTTATAAAGGAGTAAATGTAGATGAGTCAAATTCTTAA
- a CDS encoding glycosyl hydrolase family 18 protein, with protein MKRQALLTFIVLIFIISGGIICYFQKQKEVQNRVEKVAKLVFENIVVKDYGKAIVEENEIYIPVELIRNYIDSDLELSDDKKRVYINISDKNLELEDKSLTKFVVENGVKINLLTKIEDNIVYIPGKLTSKIFNIDINYIETTKVVTVDRFTEEIKFGKIKEDTVLKLKNNKFSFTIDKLFKNEKVRVFKEYKDWYEVRNKVGHLGFVQRKYIDEFTKKISFNNKLNTKREDFDKSKKINITWEYVYERTPDIKNEDKIDGLDVVSPTWFKISKNGVVINNADINYVKEAHKKGYKIWGVVNNGFDPNITTNILNNEKLKNKVIAQIAFYASLYDLNGINIDFENIYYEDKSAFVKFVEDLTRILKKQNLIVSIDITVPGGSKRWSKVYDREKLAKIVDYIALMAYDEHWATSPKSGSVASIGWVERGIVKTLESVPKEKLLLGVPFYTRIWKETVDENGKIKVTSKAIPIKNVKKIIEENDAVVVWDSKAGQYFATYKKDSAVYKIWIEDAESIKLKLKLAHKYGLKGIASWRKGYEYEEIWEVIKMIKDDKKLL; from the coding sequence ATGAAAAGACAAGCACTATTAACTTTTATTGTGCTGATTTTTATTATATCAGGGGGAATTATATGTTATTTTCAAAAGCAAAAAGAAGTACAAAATAGAGTAGAGAAAGTAGCTAAGTTAGTATTTGAAAATATAGTTGTTAAAGATTATGGAAAGGCAATAGTAGAGGAAAATGAAATTTATATTCCTGTAGAGCTTATAAGAAATTATATAGATTCAGATTTAGAATTGAGTGATGATAAGAAAAGGGTCTATATAAATATATCAGATAAAAATTTAGAACTTGAAGATAAGAGTTTAACTAAATTTGTTGTGGAAAATGGAGTAAAAATAAATCTATTAACAAAAATAGAGGATAATATAGTCTATATTCCGGGAAAATTAACTAGCAAGATTTTTAATATTGATATAAATTATATTGAAACAACAAAAGTAGTTACAGTTGATAGGTTTACAGAAGAAATTAAATTTGGAAAGATAAAGGAAGATACTGTATTAAAGTTAAAAAATAATAAATTTAGTTTTACGATAGATAAGCTGTTTAAAAATGAAAAAGTAAGAGTTTTTAAAGAATATAAAGATTGGTATGAAGTTAGAAATAAAGTTGGACATTTGGGTTTTGTTCAAAGAAAATATATTGATGAGTTTACTAAAAAAATCAGTTTTAATAATAAATTAAATACTAAGAGAGAAGATTTTGATAAAAGTAAAAAGATAAATATTACTTGGGAGTATGTCTATGAAAGAACGCCTGATATAAAAAATGAGGATAAAATAGACGGTCTTGATGTAGTATCTCCTACTTGGTTTAAAATATCTAAAAATGGAGTAGTTATAAATAATGCAGATATAAATTATGTAAAAGAAGCTCATAAAAAAGGATATAAAATATGGGGTGTTGTCAATAATGGATTTGACCCTAACATAACAACTAATATATTGAATAATGAAAAGCTGAAAAATAAAGTCATAGCACAGATAGCTTTTTATGCTTCTTTATATGATTTAAACGGTATAAATATAGATTTTGAAAATATCTATTATGAAGATAAAAGTGCATTTGTGAAGTTTGTTGAAGATTTGACTAGAATATTAAAAAAACAAAATTTAATTGTATCTATAGATATTACAGTTCCGGGTGGCAGTAAGAGATGGTCTAAAGTTTATGACAGAGAAAAATTGGCTAAAATAGTAGATTATATTGCATTAATGGCATATGATGAACATTGGGCAACTAGTCCTAAAAGTGGTTCAGTAGCTTCAATAGGATGGGTTGAAAGAGGTATAGTTAAAACTCTTGAAAGTGTACCTAAAGAAAAACTTTTATTAGGGGTACCATTTTATACTAGGATATGGAAGGAAACTGTAGATGAAAATGGCAAGATAAAAGTAACTTCTAAAGCTATACCTATAAAAAATGTAAAAAAAATAATAGAAGAAAATGATGCTGTAGTTGTCTGGGATAGTAAAGCAGGACAATATTTTGCTACTTATAAAAAGGATAGTGCAGTATATAAAATTTGGATTGAAGATGCTGAATCTATTAAATTAAAACTTAAATTGGCTCATAAATACGGGCTAAAGGGTATAGCATCATGGAGAAAAGGATATGAATATGAAGAAATTTGGGAAGTTATAAAAATGATAAAAGATGATAAAAAGCTTCTTTAA
- a CDS encoding NAD(P)H-dependent flavin oxidoreductase has translation MNLPSLKIGDLIAKVPIIQGGMGIGVSLSKLASAVANEGGIGVISGVQIGFREKDFKINNDIANIRGLIKEIRKARELSPNGILGVNILSAVNNYKDMVKTAVKEKIDLIISGAGLPKQLPELVKGSNTKIAPIVSSSKAISVIAKIWDKRYKYIPDAVIVEGPYAGGHLGFSVQQLKSLKLPKLSDIVKEVIETLKPFEEKYKKKVPVIAAGGIYTGRDIAKFLKIGAAGVQMATRFVATEECDAHINFKNAYISAKEEDIQIVVSPLGMPGRAIRNEFIKSVEKGKQPINKCYRCLKHCSPASAPYCISDALINSVQGDIERGLVFVGTTAYRLKEITTVKKLINELVSEAEESLG, from the coding sequence ATGAATTTACCATCTTTAAAAATAGGTGATTTAATTGCTAAAGTTCCAATTATACAAGGAGGTATGGGTATAGGTGTTTCTCTTTCAAAATTAGCTTCAGCTGTAGCAAATGAAGGGGGAATAGGGGTTATTTCAGGAGTTCAAATAGGTTTTAGAGAAAAAGATTTTAAGATAAATAATGATATTGCAAATATAAGAGGTCTTATTAAAGAAATCAGAAAAGCAAGAGAATTAAGTCCTAATGGGATTTTAGGAGTAAATATACTGTCAGCTGTTAATAATTACAAAGATATGGTTAAGACAGCAGTAAAAGAAAAAATTGATTTGATAATTTCAGGAGCAGGACTTCCAAAACAGTTGCCTGAGTTAGTTAAAGGTTCTAATACAAAAATTGCTCCAATAGTTTCGTCATCTAAAGCAATATCTGTTATAGCAAAAATATGGGATAAAAGATATAAGTATATTCCAGACGCAGTAATAGTAGAAGGTCCTTATGCTGGAGGACATTTAGGTTTTTCTGTTCAGCAGTTAAAATCTTTAAAATTACCGAAATTAAGTGATATAGTAAAAGAAGTAATAGAGACATTAAAACCTTTTGAGGAAAAATATAAAAAGAAAGTACCTGTTATTGCGGCAGGAGGAATTTATACAGGTCGTGATATTGCTAAATTTTTAAAAATTGGTGCAGCTGGAGTTCAGATGGCTACAAGATTTGTTGCTACAGAGGAATGTGATGCACATATTAATTTTAAAAATGCATATATATCTGCTAAAGAGGAGGATATTCAAATTGTAGTAAGTCCTTTAGGTATGCCCGGACGAGCAATTCGTAATGAATTTATAAAATCTGTTGAGAAGGGAAAGCAGCCAATAAATAAGTGTTATAGATGTTTAAAACATTGTAGCCCTGCGTCTGCTCCATACTGCATATCAGATGCATTAATAAATTCTGTTCAAGGCGATATTGAAAGAGGGTTAGTTTTTGTAGGAACTACTGCTTATAGATTGAAAGAAATTACTACTGTAAAAAAATTAATAAATGAATTAGTCAGTGAAGCAGAAGAAAGTTTAGGTTAA
- a CDS encoding chromate transporter: MSQILKIFMTFLKIGAFSFGGGYAMIPFIEKEIVEKNSWLSLKEFIDIIAISQMTPGPIAINSSTFVGFKISKFWGAVAGTIGVILVSFILMTILASYLKNFSNSKAVKSIFMGIRPAVLGLIFSAAVSVGKTAIVDFKSLIIAFIVLFSILKLKLHPILCIAISGIIGLIVF; this comes from the coding sequence ATGAGTCAAATTCTTAAAATTTTTATGACATTTTTGAAGATAGGGGCATTTAGTTTTGGTGGAGGATATGCGATGATTCCTTTTATAGAGAAAGAAATAGTGGAAAAAAATAGTTGGCTTTCTCTTAAAGAATTTATTGATATTATTGCAATATCTCAAATGACCCCCGGACCAATAGCAATAAATTCATCTACTTTTGTAGGATTTAAGATTTCAAAATTTTGGGGGGCAGTAGCAGGAACTATAGGGGTAATATTGGTTTCATTTATATTGATGACTATACTTGCTAGTTATTTAAAAAATTTTAGTAATTCTAAAGCAGTTAAAAGTATTTTTATGGGAATTAGACCAGCTGTACTTGGATTGATATTTAGTGCGGCAGTATCTGTTGGAAAGACGGCTATAGTAGATTTTAAAAGTTTAATTATTGCTTTTATAGTTTTATTTTCAATATTAAAGCTTAAGTTGCATCCTATTTTATGTATTGCAATATCGGGAATAATAGGATTGATTGTATTTTAA
- a CDS encoding DMT family transporter, translating to MTKQSKADLALLIITISWGASFILTKNSLNSLGTYNFLAIRFILAFTISSLIFYKNMKKIDKDTLKYGILIGFILFSGYAFQTVGLNYTTASKSAFITGISVVLVPSLSSIFLNKSPEKSAILGAIVALIGLALLTLNESISLNIGDLYTFISTFAFAMHIITVGKYTVKVDSIALAIIQIGVVGILSLFTSLAIEKPILPPISMVWFNILVLSVICTSGAFIVQNAAQKFTTPTHTALIYTGEPVFAAIFAYFVAGEVLSFKGFVGAALILMGMLVAEIDFMSLLKKKKSVNQ from the coding sequence ATGACTAAACAGTCAAAAGCTGATTTAGCACTTCTCATTATAACAATAAGCTGGGGTGCTTCTTTTATATTAACTAAAAACTCTCTTAACTCATTAGGAACTTATAATTTTTTGGCTATAAGATTTATATTAGCATTTACTATTTCTTCATTAATCTTTTATAAAAATATGAAAAAAATTGATAAAGATACTTTAAAATATGGAATACTCATTGGTTTTATATTATTTAGTGGCTATGCATTTCAAACAGTAGGTCTTAATTATACTACTGCTTCTAAATCTGCATTTATTACTGGAATTTCTGTAGTATTAGTTCCAAGTCTTTCATCAATTTTTTTAAATAAATCACCTGAAAAATCTGCTATTTTAGGAGCAATAGTAGCTCTCATAGGTCTTGCACTACTTACTTTAAATGAAAGTATATCTCTTAATATTGGAGATTTATATACATTTATTTCAACATTTGCATTTGCAATGCACATAATTACAGTTGGCAAATATACAGTAAAAGTAGATTCTATAGCTCTAGCAATTATACAAATAGGTGTTGTTGGAATATTAAGTTTATTTACTTCTTTAGCAATAGAAAAACCTATACTCCCACCTATAAGTATGGTCTGGTTTAATATTTTAGTATTAAGCGTAATATGTACTTCTGGAGCTTTTATTGTACAAAATGCTGCTCAAAAATTTACTACTCCAACACATACAGCTCTAATTTATACAGGCGAACCAGTTTTTGCAGCTATATTTGCCTATTTTGTTGCTGGTGAAGTGTTAAGTTTCAAAGGATTTGTTGGAGCAGCACTAATTCTTATGGGAATGTTAGTTGCTGAAATAGACTTTATGTCATTATTAAAAAAGAAAAAAAGTGTAAATCAATAA
- the rd gene encoding rubredoxin: MKKYRCIPCGYEYDPAVGDPDGGIAPGTAFEDIPDDWVCPICGVGKDMFEPIE; the protein is encoded by the coding sequence ATGAAAAAATATAGATGTATACCATGTGGATATGAATATGACCCAGCAGTAGGTGACCCTGACGGAGGCATAGCTCCGGGAACTGCTTTTGAAGATATTCCAGATGATTGGGTTTGTCCAATTTGTGGCGTTGGAAAAGATATGTTTGAACCTATTGAATAA